From the genome of Carassius gibelio isolate Cgi1373 ecotype wild population from Czech Republic chromosome A16, carGib1.2-hapl.c, whole genome shotgun sequence, one region includes:
- the LOC128031231 gene encoding INO80 complex subunit E isoform X2 gives MNGQAEVEVDYKRKYKNLKRKLKFLVYEQECFQEELRRGQRKLLKVSRDKSFLLDRLLQYERVDEESSDSDATVSSDSDGEGARERDREAGKKRRSPGVPSVPSSSSPHLSFLSHSGAGPLQSSSPAQYLNTVVGPLTSSYPAGSGAAGGASGPFSWVPQQMLSEDAAEEEEESEGESDRGEEERGEGDEPELVIDIPNE, from the exons ATGAACGGGCAAGCTGAAGTAGAGGTGGATTACaagagaaaatacaaaaatctCAAACGCAAGTTAAAGTTTCTGGTATAT GAGCAAGAGTGTTTTCAGGAGGAGCTGAGAAGAGGTCAGAGGAAACTATTAAAAGTTTCTAGAGACAAAAG TTTTCTGTTGGACAGACTGTTGCAGTATGAAAGGGTGGATGAAGAATCTTCTG ATTCTGATGCAACAGTTTCCTCAGACAGCGATGGAGAAGGAGCCCGGGAGAGAGACAGGGAAGCAGGGAAGAA aaggAGGAGTCCTGGAGTTCCTTCCGTCCCTTCGTCCTCATCCCCTCATCTCTCATTCCTGTCCCACTCTGGTGCAGGTCCTCTCCAGTCATCTTCTCCAGCACAGTACCTCAACACT GTGGTTGGCCCACTCACCTCCAGTTACCCTgcgggcagtggtgcagctgggGGTGCGAGTGGGCCGTTCAGCTGGGTCCCACAGCAGATGCTGAGTGAGGATGCagccgaggaggaggaggagagtgaAGGAGAGAGTGAccgaggagaggaggagagaggagagggtgATGAGCCAGAGCTGGTTATTGACATACCCAATGAGTGA
- the LOC128030213 gene encoding zinc-binding protein A33-like, with product TGMHTNHMKDLKNNFNSLLGAQKEKLIQAIKKIKHEIDECNEAENEAFVNALEVENRFESIEREIRAEFQNLHRFLDEEEETDLERLRKERDKRVKILKEREKKIAMQSRDLEKAIETLNCKLREDDSLKLLKEIKELLKRCEVNFNRPPPVDSEILSSQFVGPIQYRIWKHMKTSLYPNISTLTFDPETAHPYLTLSAERTSATFEEDKVQPNENPAERNPKRFHFYYCVMGSEAFTYGRHYWEVEVKGKTAWRVGVARADIPRGEMDSSSTLNGLWTLSLRNGLITACTHPKPTKVLSYTLPIRIGIFLDCEKEEVSFYNAVTMTPLFSFYMGTVLVPLYPFYNPCDQDKGKNCAPLSIFHPSL from the exons ACTGGAATGCACACAAATCACATGAAGGACCTAAAGAACAACTTTAACTCTCTCCTTGGTGCCCAAAAG GAGAAGCTTATTCAGGCGATTAAAAAGATCAAACATGAAATTGATGAATGTAACGAGGCTGAGAATGAGGCATTTGTGAACGCACTGGAGGTCGAG AACAGATTTGAATCAATAGAACGTGAAATTCGAGCAGAGTTCCAAAACCTCCATCGTTTCctggatgaggaggaagagacagACCTAGAACGGCTGAGGAAGGAAAGGGACAAACGAGTGAAGATcttaaaagaaagagagaaaaagattgCCATGCAGAGTAGAGATCTAGAGAAAGCCATTGAGACTCTGAACTGCAAACTCCGGGAAGATGACAGCCTCAAACTTTTGAAG GAAATCAAGGAGCTTCTTAAAAG ATGTGAGGTGAATTTCAATCGTCCTCCCCCAGTAGACAGCGAAATTCTCTCCAGTCAGTTTGTGGGCCCCATTCAGTACCGGATCTggaaacacatgaaaacatcccTCTACCCAA ACATATCCACGTTGACTTTTGACCCTGAAACGGCACATCCCTACCTGACCTTGTCTGCTGAGAGAACTTCAGCGACGTTCGAGGAAGACAAGGTGCAGCCTAACGAGAACCCAGCCGAAAGGAACCCGAAGCGCTTCCACTTCTATTATTGTGTGATGGGGTCAGAGGCCTTCACTTATGGCCGTCATTACTGGGAGGTGGAAGTGAAAGGAAAGACTGCCTGGCGAGTGGGTGTGGCCAGAGCGGACATACCCCGGGGAGAGATGGACTCTTCCTCCACATTAAACGGACTGTGGACACTGTCCCTCAGAAATGGCTTGATCACAGCCTGCACCCACCCAAAGCCCACAAAGGTGCTCTCATACACCCTCCCCATCCGCATCGGCATCTTCCTGGACTGTGAGAAGGAAGAGGTGTCTTTCTACAATGCTGTCACCATGACGCCACTCTTTTCTTTCTACATGGGGACTGTTCTAGTGCCGCTC
- the LOC128031231 gene encoding INO80 complex subunit E isoform X1, translating into MNGQAEVEVDYKRKYKNLKRKLKFLVYEQECFQEELRRGQRKLLKVSRDKSFLLDRLLQYERVDEESSDSDATVSSDSDGEGARERDREAGKKRRSPGVPSVPSSSSPHLSFLSHSGAGPLQSSSPAQYLNTLPFPPEYLAPSAERVKKERKTKLAKHRKDGSGKVVGPLTSSYPAGSGAAGGASGPFSWVPQQMLSEDAAEEEEESEGESDRGEEERGEGDEPELVIDIPNE; encoded by the exons ATGAACGGGCAAGCTGAAGTAGAGGTGGATTACaagagaaaatacaaaaatctCAAACGCAAGTTAAAGTTTCTGGTATAT GAGCAAGAGTGTTTTCAGGAGGAGCTGAGAAGAGGTCAGAGGAAACTATTAAAAGTTTCTAGAGACAAAAG TTTTCTGTTGGACAGACTGTTGCAGTATGAAAGGGTGGATGAAGAATCTTCTG ATTCTGATGCAACAGTTTCCTCAGACAGCGATGGAGAAGGAGCCCGGGAGAGAGACAGGGAAGCAGGGAAGAA aaggAGGAGTCCTGGAGTTCCTTCCGTCCCTTCGTCCTCATCCCCTCATCTCTCATTCCTGTCCCACTCTGGTGCAGGTCCTCTCCAGTCATCTTCTCCAGCACAGTACCTCAACACT TTACCCTTCCCTCCTGAGTATTTGGCTCCCTCTGCTGAGCGagtgaagaaagagagaaaaactaAACTGGCCAAACACAGGAAAGATGGTTCAGGGAAG GTGGTTGGCCCACTCACCTCCAGTTACCCTgcgggcagtggtgcagctgggGGTGCGAGTGGGCCGTTCAGCTGGGTCCCACAGCAGATGCTGAGTGAGGATGCagccgaggaggaggaggagagtgaAGGAGAGAGTGAccgaggagaggaggagagaggagagggtgATGAGCCAGAGCTGGTTATTGACATACCCAATGAGTGA